GGGCACTACCCGATGTGTATCTCTACTAAGTGGAGCAGTGACCTCCTGGTGGTGGCCTGGTGTGGCAGTGCCCTATTGGTatgtcctccccctgccccaacacaCCATTGTGGTGGTGGCCTGTTTCATTCCCCTACCAACACCACCATTGTAGCAGTGACCTCAGTGGCAGGTGAGGCAGTGCCCTGCATGTATCCCCCCAACCAGTGCCCAGTCTGTGACCTCTGGTAGCCACGTGGGGCAGTGGCCTGTGTGCACCATCTCCACTGGAGCAGTGACCACTGGGGTCTTGGAGCTAAGATACAGCCATGTCTGGGTTACACAGTGGGGCTGTTTATAGGCCAGTGGGGACAGGACCCCACTGTTCCAGGAAGAATGGGAGTGTCTGGGACTCGGGGCAGAGCACTCCACCTTGTATGTACATGTGACGTTCTGAGCATGTCAGCACGTTTCCCTGACAGGAAGAAGAGTCCTGTGTGGCTGAAAAGCTGGTCCAGTAACAGGTatcacctcacctgccttgtctccctGGTATTCTGGTAAGTGTCTAACTTTGCCTTCACTGTTGTTCTCCAAACCCCCCCAGGCAAGACCCCTCCCTTGACCTGCCAAACCTCCCCTGGACCCTGATCCTGATCCCAACCCTAGGGGAAGACCCTACCTGCAAAGCCTATGGAGCCTAGGATGatcagatgtcccagttttatagggacagtcctgattttggggtctttttcttatataggctcttgtTACCTCTACCCCCTTCCCGATTTTTcaaatttgctgtctggtcatcctaggccTGCTCCGAGGAGGAGACGGGAAATCCTGGGGCTgtgaggggtctgtgggaggggcagggtggggatctctctgccatggggccctggggctgaggggtctgtgggaggggcagggtggggatctctctgccatggggccctggggctgaggggtctgtgggaggggcagggtggggatctctctgccatggggccctggggctgaggggtctgtgggaggggcagtgtggggatctctctgccttgGGTGCTTACATGGGAGGCAGAAACATTAAATCTTCTCTCCCTATCCCTTCACACCCCTgtctttcctcttcccccatccccagcaagAGTCACGCTCTGACGCAGAGACCCCACCGGCCAGTCAGAGAAGGACCTTGCTCCCGAGGAGAAGACAGGGGAGGATGAAGACTCAGCCACAGAAGGGGAGGAAGAGCtagagacagaggaggaggagaagcaggaagagCAAGTCCTGATCacagaaaaagaggaggaggtggaggaccTAACCATAAAAGAGGAGGAGGACATATCCgtagaagaggagaaggaggaggatgagaacctgtctgcagaagaggaggaggaggaggaggtgaacctgtctgcagaagaggagaaggaggaggagaacgtgtctgcagaagaggaagaagaagaacgTGTCTGCAGAAGAGTAGGAGGAGAACGAGAAcgtgtctgcagaagaggaggagcACCTCTCCATAGAAGAGGAAGAGGACTTGACcacagaaaaggaggaggaagaagaaggtaaaggaggaggaagaaggtggTAAAGGAAGGACATGGCCCCGGTAGAGGAACACCTGATGATGAagcaaaaggaagaagagaaggacctggccatggagcaggaagaggagcaCCTGCCTatggaggaagagggagaggacctgtcaatggaggaggaggaggatgtggccATGCAGGAGAAGGAAGAGCAGGTACTGGCTCTGGAGGAAAAGGAAGTGGAGGAGGATTAGGAGTTGTCCACAGAGAAGGAGCAGAAGGAAgaggacctggccagagaggtgaaGGAGGAGGATGTGCTGATgcagggggaagaagaagagaaggagaTGGACCTGGCCATGGAGGAGTAGGAGCAAGAGGACCTTGGCAGAGAGGAAAACGAGAAGGAGGAGAAACCGGATATGGAGGAGGAGGACCTGGCAGTGGAGGAGGAAGTGGAAGAGGGGgaggacctggccagagaggaggacaaggaggaggaagaggaggaggagaacctgGCAAGAGAAAGGAGCAAAAGGAAGAGTACCTGGtcgcagaggaggaggaggatgtggccGTGCAGGGGGAAGAATGAAGTGGAAGAGGAGGTAGAGGATCTGGCTATTGACTAGGAGGACCCAGGAATGGAGGAGGACAAGGATGTGCTGATgcagggggaagaagaagaggagaaggTGGATCTCGCCATGGAGGAGTAGGAGCAAGAGGACCTGGCCAAAGAGGAGGacaaggaggaaaaggaggaggagaacctggccacggaggaggaggagggggacctGTCCACggaggaggaagtggaggagggggagtacGTGGTCATGGAGAAGAAAGCGGAAGAGGACGAtttggatgaggaagaggatgaggaggGCAAAGCCAAATCCTTCTCCACCTCCGTAGCCAGGTCCCCCTTGCCCTGATGCATAAATAGGACCGTAATgagtaggagcagggaggggatctTACTCTCTCTCACCAATGCTATAGAGAGAGTATGGAATGGTGACAGCCAGTTCTGGTGTCTGTGTTTTAAAAGGATGGTGTTAagttggagagggtgcagaaaagtcAGACAAATGATCTGAGAGCTGGAGAAAATGACCTACAGTGAGAGACTCAGACTGTaggtgggtgaaatttaatggcctggaACATTCAGGAGATCAGATGAGATGATCCAACGGTGCCTTCTGGCATTAAGCTCTATGACACTCTATGATGTATCGTCTCGCCCCCTTCCACCCCCGGCTCCGATGTGCTTAACCGCCCAGAAGGTAGGCTGGAGAGCCTGGAATGGCCCTGCTCCAAAGCGGCCCTGGCGGAGAAGACAGCGGTGAGTGAGAGACGGCCCTGGCGGGAGGGCAGGAGACCTCAGAGAAGGAGGGGGCTCCCTTGGGCAGGGAAACAGATCAGTGTCACTGGAGGGGACAGCAGAGAGCAGGGATTCCTGGGACTGAGGACTGGGCAGCAGCCAAGATGAAATTCTGAGTGTAAGCactgggggcaggtggggaatCGTGGGACTGGAGGGTAAGGGAAGGCTGGGGGTAAAAAGGTAGGGGGCAGCTGCGAGAGGCTGGGCGTGGGCCAAGTTGGAAGGCGAGGAAGGAATCGGGAGGACAGGGCCCAGCTGTGTTGCCAGAGGATCTTgctggctgtgtctgggcagcctCTCTGGGAAGTGCCCAGGGTTGAGTGGGGCTTGAATGTGACATTCTCCTTTGGGTCTTACAGGAACTAACTGAGGAGCTGCCTCAGGACTGTGGGCCCAGCTCTGTCCTCTCCTGCTCTATGGACCGCATGTGAAACCTCCCGTACCAGAACTCCTGCCCGGCTCCCCCAGCTTAGGTGCTGCTCAGACCCAGAGACGTTGCCTCCTCCATGGCCAGGTTCTCCTCCACCTCCTGAACAGCCTGCGGTGATGGGTAAGGAAACCCATGGCCACACAGAGACGGCATGGGCATGGGTGGGGGTTGAATCTAGGCCCTTCACCACCACGGGAAAAAAGACCTGTCAGTTTCCCATTCAGGAAGCCATGGAAGGCTCTGTCTGCAGAcaccccctctccattcccattgCCAGACTCTTGCCTGCAGTGAGAATGAAGGAGCAGAAGAACTCCTGCGAGAGAACCCCCGGGCTGCACAGTCGGGTGTCACGGGGACGTCTGTGGGAGCCATTGACAGAGTGCTCTGTTGGGGCCATTTTCCTGCTCTGACCCAGGGGTTCTCTGCTCCCAGAGTCTCAGCCAGGGAGGCCACCCTGCAGAACATGGCCCCGCAGTTTGGCGGTGGGCTGCAGGAGTCACCAGATAGATGTGGAGCAGCCATAGCGCCTGCATTGACCAGGGGCCAAAACCTGCAGCCTTCACAGCCCAGGCTACCCCCATGGATGTCAATGGGAGTGTAGCCTGGGTAActagctgctggggcagggcataTAGAGAGAGGGTCAGAGATGCAGCAAACCACTGGGCAGAGAAGGGAAGGATGTAAGGGAAAGAGGAGAGCGAGGACAtcgggggagctgctgcagtcaaggGACCCCATCCAGAAGAGAGAAGCTGGGTGGGTTAGACACACACAGTCCTGCATCGtggcaggggttagactagatgaaccTTGCCAGAGGCGGTGAGTTATATGGACctgtggtgcccgggctccagcaaattcagggtcCCGGGGGACTCGGTTGCACTAATGTTCAGGGCAGGGtttctcccccggccctgcctgctgcccccgcgTGCCTCCCTCGAGCATGCCTGCCTGCCCCGTGCAGCTCTGTGCTGCGCTCCCTCGCCGGCTGCTGGCACTGAAGGCTACAAGGGAATGGTGCCAGGGGCCAGCTGAGGCGGCTGCTGTGCCTGCAGAGGGAGGAGGCACATGGCAGCCTCCCccactgttgtgtatttggttgtcatggtttttgttcctatggcaactgagttagattattaggggatagcctagcCAGCTTTGGCCGGTTAGGCGagttctgtgtctgtaaataaatgataGTTTTGTTGGCTGTCTGCTCtttggcctcaagtgatttcttcctaactcggctgcccccaaggatataacaagtggtgaCGACGGATGGGATTCCGGTgttgctccagtaacagaaggaagtagaagtcaaggtaaagaacaaagaaacaaaaaaactgcttgtttgaactgactgtgaaagtgaaactgaaatcatggctactctgaccaggccagtggaaccttttgatgagaatataatGCAGTGgcctgtgtatactgagcgttttgagctttttgttattgcaaatgacattacagaagcgaaaaaggtgccaatattcttaagtgttgtaggggctaaaacctactccctgctacgcagcttactgtTAAGCTGCGTAgaaccctgttaagcctgagactaaatcttacagtgacattgtggaaatcctggggtcccatttttcccctaaaccactggtaattgctgaaagatatcggttccacaaaagagaccaaaaagaagatgaaacagttgtacaatttgtagcaatttaaaaaagctagcagaacactgtgaatttaaggagatgttaaatgaggccctgcgtgacaggttagtgtgtggcctgtccAGTGCGGCTATACGGAAGTGCctgctgacagaggctcagcttacattacagaaggctgttgatattgctgtctccatggaactggctacaagggaggcgcaatacatcggtgcatcccctagggtgcaaaaagtgtcacaagaacctacccacagaactgtgcagagtcaggaatgttaccgctgtggtaagccgggtcaccaggcatcagaatgccggtgtaaggacctggtgtgtcgacactggcaaaaagggacacattgaatgtgcctgtaaacaaaagaaaaagaggcctgtggtctggccgacaaaaagagtagccctgcataccctagagcagacccaggatgatcaaggtgacaccttctcgcaagaggaagtgccactgcatgttttgtctttggcagtgggctcacataaatactgggtaaccccgttgttggatggcaaacctatacgcatggaactggacaccggtgcagccatctcgctggtctccgagactgtgtataaaaaaaagcaacagcatcttccgcttaaggcaacaaaaactgttctgaagacgtatacgggagaagctgtgcccatgttgggcactattgatgttaatgtggagctcaatggacaggctgctaaattgccactgtttgtggtgagaggtaactacccagccttaatgggtaggtcttggcttgggaagattccgctgaactgggcagaagtgcacaggatgactaaagaagaaaccagtctaacctcTGTACTAAGGAaagatgctgctgtttttggagatgatttgggaagtatgaagggaatcactgtgacattgaacattaaacctgacagtcccccaaaatatctgaaagcgtAGTTTTGTTGgctgtctgctctctggcctcaagtgatttcttcctaaaccggctgcccccaaggatataacacccTCTCCCACCCCCGGCAGGTGACTCTGAGTCGAATatgaggggggagaggggcttaTCCTGGCTGGACCTCCTGAGCAGAAGCCTGGTGGGGCTTGGGTGAGTGTCTTGTCCCTGTGGGAATCCTCCCCTCTtgcccactgcccccacccagcatggctgctgcaccccaaactcttcatccctggcccagccccacaccctgcacccctcctgcacctcaacgtcctgtcccagcccagagcctgcacacagcACCGAAACCCCCTCTCTCACACAGCgctccaaactccctcctgcaccccatctcatCCCAGACCCTGTTTCCAGCACCCAAACCCttttcatccccagcccccaaaccccctcccacaccccctcctgcactccaaccaccATCCCAGCCtaaagcctgcacccagcacccccccgcaccgcctcctgcaccccaaccaccatcccaccccagagcctgcacccagcacccaaactccgtcccagagcccgcactcttTCCGCACCCAGACTTTCTTCTGAAGCCCACACCTCCAACCCCCTCGTGGCTATCCCTAATTTGGACACAAGTGGTCcggggagtttttatagcatgttggggggcctcagaaagaaaaagattgagaaccctgCCTTAGGATGATGCAATGTGGCTGTTATTCTGCAGCCTATCAAGACGAGAAAGGCAGTTGGGGACATTTCTGAATTAGTGTTAGTCCATTTCACACCCGATTCCCCccaggctctgtccctgcagacagacactcTAGACTCTGCCATGCTGGGAAAACCTTCAGGTAcgttattacaacacagaactgaCCCCTCTCCTGGGACTAAACCCACAAGACACTTTTAAACCCTCCCAGGAAGACTTCCTTGACAGGAGATTTGTAATGGGAATTACTAGGAGAGGAATGATCCTGGGGAGGTCAGTTCCTAGCCTCCAAACTCTGCTCCTTTGGCTTTGTTTAATGAACAGATTAAAGATAAAATCATTGCACTCAATACGTTCAGTGTCCATACAATCTCGGTGCACGTTGGATTTGAAAAGTTGTTCTCCTTGGTCTGTACACCACAAGTGTCCATTTTAAATCAGAGGATCTATAATGCCCCACGGGCTGCTTCCCTATGATACAcagggtcatagaatcatagaatatcagggttggaagggacctcaggaggtcacctagtccaaccccctgctcaaagcaggaccaattcccaactaaatcatcccagccagggctttgtcaaacctgaccttaaaagcctctaaagaaggagattccaccacctccctaggtaacccattccagtgcttcaccactctgagtgaaaaagtttttcctaacatccaacctaaaccccactgcaacttgagaccattattccttgttctgtcatctggtaccactgagaacagtctagatccgtcctctttggaaccccctttcaggtagttgaaagcagctatcaaatcccccctcattcttctcttctgcagactaaacaatcccagttccctcagcctcacaaACATCATGGTGAATAGCACAGATTAATCTGTAATCACAGTGGGTTTCAGCCTGTAGGATCACCTGTaaggatttttccttcctttaaaGAGGGCAGAACCCAAACCCCATTCAGAAGATGCAGGGAATCTTACAGTAAACTCTTCCCACATGGTcacctttgggtatgtctacactacgggattattccgattttatagaaaccgatttttggaaacagattgtataaagtcgagtgcacgtggccatacTAAGCagattaattcggcagtgtgcgtccatgtaccgaggctagcgtcgacttcgggagcattgcactgtggtagctatcacatagttcccacagtctcccccgcccattggaattctgggttgagatcctagtgcctgatggggccaaaaatttgttgcagatggttatgggtaaatgttgtcagtcagtcctccctctgtgaaagcaatggcagacaatcatttcgtgcccttttccctggattgccctggcagacgccatagcgtagcagccatggagcccatttagccttttttcactgtcaccgtatgtctatcggatgttgctaacagacgcggtactgcagcgctacacggcagcatccccttgcctttgcaagttagcaaagacggttaccagccctactgcaccgtctgctgctttgcaagttgacaatgatggttaccagtcatactgtaccgtctgctgctgtcatgggtgcttctggccttcctcggtgaggtcagtcgggggcgcctggacaaaaaggggaatgactccccaggtcattctcttctttaagttttgtctaatggagagtgaGTCCTGCCTAGAGTATCAGGCAAGCctgctaaagaaccagagaggcaaacggccgccctggttcagagccccagacatccagcagaaatgatgagctgcatgccattctagggggtgcccctgcaacaacgccacccgtcctgggctaccgtggcaattatcccccatttgtgtgatgaagtaatgaagaatgcaggaataagaaacaacactgacttgattgcctctgcaagcagaggtcaaagtggggaggggagggcagcctccagctgccataaaGAGGAGactgacctggagtcattcccatttttgcccaggcacccccggccgacctcaccgaggccagccaggagcagtcaggggacgacgatgatggataccagtcctactgtaccgtctgccatccgcaaggcaagggaagggaaggggatgctgctgtgtagcgctgcagcaccacgtctcccaacagcatccagtagacataaggtgacattgaaaaaaggcgagaaaggactttttttccctttgctttcacggggAGGGGCTGATGACAtacaccctgaaccacccgcaacaatgtgtttgacccttcaggctttgggagctcagccaagaatttaaatggttttcggagagtgcgggaactgtgggatagctacagtcatcagtcgcccctccctctgtgagttagaacagattcatctccccatacagagatccgattcagtatctcccgtacggtccatgctggagctcttttttgattctgggactgcatggtcacctgtgctgatcagcgctccatgctgagcaaacaggaaatgaaattcaaaagttcgcggggcttttcctgtctacgtggccaatgcatccgagttgagattgctatccagagcagttacaatgatgcactgtggaatagctcccggaggccaacacCGTCGAATTGCAGACACACTAGCCCTAATTCgcaatggcaataccgatttcagcgctactcccctcatcggggaggaatacagatattgatattaagagccctttatattgaaataaagggcttcgttgtgtggacgggtgcagggttaattcggtttaacgctgataaactcgtagtgtagagcAGGCATTTGAAAAGCCCTTATATCAGAGCTTGCCTTAGCACAAGAAAATAAGGCCACGTAGTGGTAACCACACAAACAAGACTTTATTTACTACAGGGAAAAGGGCTAGGATAGGACAGAGAAGGGGCAGATTAACCTGGAAATGCTCCAGTCTCACAAACAGTTACACCCATGAGGTAATGTTGatgttctctctcttctcttgcaAGGACAGTGATGGACGGCTGCTGCTCTCTTAACATTGGACGCCAGGGACAGACTTCGATACTTGACACAGGAACGGGTGAGTAGGTCTAACTAAAACCCCTCCCTATCCCTCTTTGCGTCATCGCTGCCTGGATGTTAGACCCTGTCTACACGGATTCAATCCGTGTGTGGGAGTGTGCTTCCCAACCCAAAATAATAGAGCACATGGCAAAAGGTCACCACATTCTTTTCCCAAGTCCAAGATGGCCACCTTATAGATAATGCAAAAGGTACATCCCTTTTGTTACTACTTTTACTAACATTTGGCAGGGGCAACCAGCATTTTACACACCTGGAGACTGGATTTGACTAATCAGGGGACGTTCCGTGGCAGGGTGACCCCTCCAGAAGGGGGTTGTATATCCCCTCTGAGAACTCCTCCCTCTGTCCTCTACTAATTGAAGTGAGCGTCAGCTAATGCTCCTTTGCAGTTTCCCCGAGAGCTGTCATTTCTTAAAGAGAGCAGCCAACCTCCTGCAACCTCCTCTACCCTGTGGCTCTGATGTCTGAGGGAATCACATGCGAGAAGCTCTGTGAATGTAGGGCTCTATGCAGTGGGGTGAGATGTCAGACATGGAGCCCAAAGGTGGGGTTGTCCTGACTCTGCAGTAACttcattacataagaacataagaacggccgtattgggtcagaccaaaggtccatctagcccagtgtcctgtctaccgacagtggccaatgccaggtgtcccagagggagtgaacctaacaggtaatgatcaagtgatctctctcctgccatccacctccaccctctgacaaacaaacagagtctagggacatcattccttacccatcgtggccaatagccattcatggacttaatctgcctggctggggtaggggtgaggCGGCTCCATGCGCTGCTGTTCCTCTTCCCAGTGATTTCCCTAGACCCCCCCCGAGGGGGTGTACACCCCACTGAATTTCCCCAACGCCCCCCCTAGTTTTGTGAGCtggttacataccaatttagtgactgtttggaaatctgaatttaaactgaaacattaatacacacttaaaagcttatacagtgttggataaaatatgtgtatctgtaaaagtatactagatttgagaagtatgaacatagactagcttccttgcttccttatacagctgttgttttttttgatgtcagtgcatttgtgatgttggccaacctaataatatcaaatgatgatttgtaagcaaagtctaaatgagctctccctgacagctagtgatgagctggggctgtggggccagattatatttacattcacacctaatctacctaggtatccaggaaacagagctgtgttgtccaagtgatagattttggctaaggttgggttacaaaccacttgaatgtgggggctggggtaggagatgaaatgttgttcttattgtatgagtaaagggcagtagaactgtacttagcctgtgatgatttgaaggcatcaagagagagagtGGGGATCTGTCCTCTCCACtctttaaagacagagctgattaggctccatagagagagagtcttttgttctgttaagtgaccactgcagctgaaatcactgacaatcaggtctaagtgcttagtcctgttgtggggccagtgttcctgtgggacagcatttttgtggaagagacagcccagactgcattagcagcgaggttcccccaatgagagctcagctgaaatgtctgagagctggtggaacctcaagagaccaacttgcagaggtcacaggggcaggtggcagcagaaggtgactgcgcaggacCATTGGCAACAGAGGGGTGGATTGAACGgtggcacaagaaacagctgtgtccagagcaaacagtgagcagctggaggaacgagctaggtgccttcttgtcccccacctggaaggtgtactcacgtgaaagcacctctgaactctgagtttaCTCTCCACTGatcaaggacaacaccggtgagtggggtgcgggggagggaaaagttaaataaacatttgtttgttggactatattttagtcactttgctccagaatgctagatttgtgactgggaatggaaacttatctaaatatgtttcctagtaggccaagatttttaaaatgcattatttgccaaggttgt
The sequence above is drawn from the Gopherus evgoodei ecotype Sinaloan lineage unplaced genomic scaffold, rGopEvg1_v1.p scaffold_134_arrow_ctg1, whole genome shotgun sequence genome and encodes:
- the LOC115639839 gene encoding uncharacterized protein C53C9.2-like; amino-acid sequence: RRDPTGQSEKDLAPEEKTGEDEDSATEGEEELETEEEEKQEEQVLITEKEEEVEDLTIKEEEDISVEEEKEEDENLSAEEEEEEVKEEDVLMQGEEEEKEMDLAMEE